One region of Wyeomyia smithii strain HCP4-BCI-WySm-NY-G18 chromosome 3, ASM2978416v1, whole genome shotgun sequence genomic DNA includes:
- the LOC129731150 gene encoding inactive ubiquitin carboxyl-terminal hydrolase MINDY-4B isoform X1, whose protein sequence is MSKLKLVGGRSITMDEAIELRQTVFGSAASPPRGEWTRTGISFGAVNGVSSNPHINLLTVSLTILTHQEYPYGLRTPRNATRGMQSVLQAFIIKHFIFDNKPREKSVPLEDLLKPNEAEQAQALYLAISDILWNIGEKTKALIVLPGETSHIPHSHVYFQDNVTEKLFFFEFTKLDEMQIFMKRYLPYFTENPGPGALLLLYSAVLTRGMENLRTDLDAPKGAHLMGPHEEGSLNVVTLLLTGRATPYLHNGVVYVGDEDHYALPQFGILGRGSIGLLIWEGENEAMRSASRQPGSRLKTPATPVWVSCCCGHYGVLFNSNRELLRNYHAEKRFELHYYTCAGCYLSMTVDNRQQDEGGDDGEEDGERKQNDMVSTPLERLIHTKWMEAKITYHGALPASLNF, encoded by the exons GAACTCCGCCAAACTGTATTTGGTTCCGCGGCTAGTCCACCACGAGGGGAGTGGACCCGCACAGGAATCAGCTTCGGTGCCGTAAATGGAGTAAGTTCAAACCCCCACATTAACCTTCTTACAGTTTCTCTTACTATTTTGACCCACCAGGAATATCCCTACGGACTCCGAACACCACGTAATGCCACCCGTGGAATGCAATCAGTCCTGCAGGCCTTCATCATTAAACATTTTATATTCGACAATAAGCCTAGAGAGAAGTCTGTTCCACTGGAAGATCTGCTGAAACCAAACGAGGCAGAACAAGCACAGGCTTTGTATCTGGCGATTTCGGACATTCTGTGGAACATTGGTGAGAAGACTAAGGCACTGATTGTACTTCCCGGGGAAACATCGCACATTCCGCACAGCCATGTATACTTCCAGGACAACGTGACTGAGAAATTATTCTTTTTCGAGTTCACAAAGCTGGAtgaaatgcagatttttatgAAACGTTATTTACCTTAT TTTACAGAAAATCCAGGCCCAGGTGCTCTGTTGCTGTTGTACAGTGCTGTTCTAACTCGTGGAATGGAAAATCTTCGAACTGATTTAGACGCACCGAAAGGAGCCCATTTAATGGGACCTCATGAAGAAGGATCGTTGAATGTTGTAACACTCTTACTGACCGGCCGTGCAACACCTTACTTGCACAATGGTGTTGTCTACGTGGGCGACGAAGACCATTAC GCTCTACCGCAATTTGGTATTCTCGGTCGCGGTTCGATCGGACTACTAATATGGGAAGGAGAAAATGAAGCAATGCGATCGGCTTCCCGTCAACCCGGATCGCGACTCAAGACTCCGGCGACGCCAGTTTGGGTAAGCTGCTGTTGCGGTCACTACGGAGTTCTCTTCAACTCAAACCGCGAGCTTTTGAGAAATTACCACGCTGAAAAACGGTTCGAACTACATTACTATACATGTGCCGGGTGTTACCTCTCGATGACGGTCGACAACCGACAGCAAGATGAGGGAGGAGATGATGGTGAAGAGGATGGCGAACGAAAGCAAAACGACATGGTCTCGACTCCACTGGAGCGACTGATCCACACCAAATGGATGGAAGCCAAGATTACATATCATGGGGCATTACCAGCATCTTTGAACTTCTAA
- the LOC129731150 gene encoding inactive ubiquitin carboxyl-terminal hydrolase MINDY-4B isoform X2, which yields MSKLKLVGGRSITMDEAIELRQTVFGSAASPPRGEWTRTGISFGAVNGEYPYGLRTPRNATRGMQSVLQAFIIKHFIFDNKPREKSVPLEDLLKPNEAEQAQALYLAISDILWNIGEKTKALIVLPGETSHIPHSHVYFQDNVTEKLFFFEFTKLDEMQIFMKRYLPYFTENPGPGALLLLYSAVLTRGMENLRTDLDAPKGAHLMGPHEEGSLNVVTLLLTGRATPYLHNGVVYVGDEDHYALPQFGILGRGSIGLLIWEGENEAMRSASRQPGSRLKTPATPVWVSCCCGHYGVLFNSNRELLRNYHAEKRFELHYYTCAGCYLSMTVDNRQQDEGGDDGEEDGERKQNDMVSTPLERLIHTKWMEAKITYHGALPASLNF from the exons GAACTCCGCCAAACTGTATTTGGTTCCGCGGCTAGTCCACCACGAGGGGAGTGGACCCGCACAGGAATCAGCTTCGGTGCCGTAAATGGA GAATATCCCTACGGACTCCGAACACCACGTAATGCCACCCGTGGAATGCAATCAGTCCTGCAGGCCTTCATCATTAAACATTTTATATTCGACAATAAGCCTAGAGAGAAGTCTGTTCCACTGGAAGATCTGCTGAAACCAAACGAGGCAGAACAAGCACAGGCTTTGTATCTGGCGATTTCGGACATTCTGTGGAACATTGGTGAGAAGACTAAGGCACTGATTGTACTTCCCGGGGAAACATCGCACATTCCGCACAGCCATGTATACTTCCAGGACAACGTGACTGAGAAATTATTCTTTTTCGAGTTCACAAAGCTGGAtgaaatgcagatttttatgAAACGTTATTTACCTTAT TTTACAGAAAATCCAGGCCCAGGTGCTCTGTTGCTGTTGTACAGTGCTGTTCTAACTCGTGGAATGGAAAATCTTCGAACTGATTTAGACGCACCGAAAGGAGCCCATTTAATGGGACCTCATGAAGAAGGATCGTTGAATGTTGTAACACTCTTACTGACCGGCCGTGCAACACCTTACTTGCACAATGGTGTTGTCTACGTGGGCGACGAAGACCATTAC GCTCTACCGCAATTTGGTATTCTCGGTCGCGGTTCGATCGGACTACTAATATGGGAAGGAGAAAATGAAGCAATGCGATCGGCTTCCCGTCAACCCGGATCGCGACTCAAGACTCCGGCGACGCCAGTTTGGGTAAGCTGCTGTTGCGGTCACTACGGAGTTCTCTTCAACTCAAACCGCGAGCTTTTGAGAAATTACCACGCTGAAAAACGGTTCGAACTACATTACTATACATGTGCCGGGTGTTACCTCTCGATGACGGTCGACAACCGACAGCAAGATGAGGGAGGAGATGATGGTGAAGAGGATGGCGAACGAAAGCAAAACGACATGGTCTCGACTCCACTGGAGCGACTGATCCACACCAAATGGATGGAAGCCAAGATTACATATCATGGGGCATTACCAGCATCTTTGAACTTCTAA